The following coding sequences lie in one Benincasa hispida cultivar B227 chromosome 6, ASM972705v1, whole genome shotgun sequence genomic window:
- the LOC120080303 gene encoding LOW QUALITY PROTEIN: linoleate 9S-lipoxygenase 6-like (The sequence of the model RefSeq protein was modified relative to this genomic sequence to represent the inferred CDS: inserted 5 bases in 5 codons; deleted 1 base in 1 codon), which translates to MFSIGKNIIEGALNTTGDLAGSVINAGSNIADQISNIGGKKIKGKVILMRSNVLDFTEFHSTLLDNFTELLGGGVSLQLISATQASLDSRGKVGKKAFLERWITSIPPLFAGESVFQVNFTWEDNFGFPGAFFIQNGHTSEFFLKSLTLEDVPGFGNVHFDCNSWVYPSGRYKKDRIFFVNKTYLPSETPNPLRKYREEELLTLRGDGTGERKEWDRIYDYDVYNDLSEPGDGRPILGGSQFPYPRRGRTGRPRERKDSNYESRLSLISGLNIYVPRXENFGHLKLSDFLGFALKSLVSTXQPALVNLVDFSPTEFDKFQDVHNLYEGGLPVPLDVFRNLTKGFTPPMFQELLRTDNDQRFLKFSPPQVVKEDKSAWKTDEEFAREMLAGVNPLIIRRIPPLSKLDPKIYGDQNSRITEEDIKFGLDGLTVDEALNQKRLYILDHHDALMPYLRKINSTKTKTYXTRTLLFLKDDGTLKPLVIELSLPHPQGDQFGANSKQYFPAEGGVENSIWQLAKAYVAVNDAGYHQLISHWLNTHAVQEPFVIATHRQLSVLHPIHKLLVPHYKDTMFINAFARQVLVNADGLLEETHFQSRYSMELSSHIYKEWNFLEQALPANLIKRGVAVEXASSPHGLKLLIEDYPFAVDGLEIWSTIKTWVTNYCSLYYKDDKAIQNDVELQSWWKELREKGHADKKNETWWPKLQXFNELIETCTIIIWISSASHAAVNFGQYPYGGLFPNRPTISRRFIPEAGSAEYKELESNPEKVFLRTINSQIQTLLGVSLIEILSRHASDEVYLGQRASIEWTSDKAALEVFENFGKHVFEVENRIIERNKDVNLKNRTGPVNVPYTLLLPSSTEGLTGRGIPNSISI; encoded by the exons ATGTTTTCTATTGGAAAGAATATAATAGAGGGAGCCTTGAATACCACTGGAGATCTTGCTGGCTCTGTTATCAATGCTGGAAGTAATATTGCAGATCAAATTTCCAATattggaggaaaaaaaatcaaagggaaAGTCATTCTTATGAGAAGCAATGTTTTGGATTTCACTGAATTTCATTCCACTCTTCTTGATAACTTCACTGAACTCTTGGGCGGTGGTGTTTCTCTTCAACTCATTAGTGCCACTCAAGCTT CACTTGACTCACGAGGCAAGGTTGGGAAGAAGGCATTTTTGGAGAGGTGGATAACTTCAATCCCACCATTGTTTGCTGGAGAATCTGTGTTTCAAGTCAACTTTACATGGGAAGATAATTTTGGATTTCCAGGAGCTTTCTTCATCCAAAATGGACATACAAGTgaattttttctcaaatctctAACACTTGAGGATGTTCCTGGCTTtggaaatgttcattttgattgTAATTCATGGGTTTACCCCTCTGGAAGATACAAGAAAGATCGTATTTTCTTTGTTAATAAG ACATATCTTCCAAGTGAGACACCAAATCCTCTTCGTAAGTATAGAGAGGAAGAATTGTTGACCCTTAGAGGAGATGGAACTGGAGAGCGCAAAGAATGGGATAGAATTTATGACTATGATGTCTATAATGACCTTTCCGAACCTGGTGATGGGCGTCCTATTCTTGGAGGGAGCCAATTCCCTTACCCTCGTCGTGGAAGAACTGGACGACCACGAGAAAGAAAAG attcCAACTACGAGAGTAGATTATCATTGATATCGGGATTAAACATTTATGTACCAA GAGAAAATTTTGGCCACTTGAAGTTATCAGACTTTCTTGGATTTGCTTTGAAATCACTTGTTTCAA GCCAACCAGCGCTTGTAAACTTGGTAGATTTTAGTCCAACAGAGTTTGATAAATTCCAAGATGTTCATAATCTTTATGAAGGAGGACTTCCTGTCCCATTAGATGTCTTTAGGAACCTCACTAAGGGTTTCACTCCACCCATGTTCCAAGAACTTCTAAGGACCGACAATGACCAACGCTTTCTCAAATTTTCACCTCCACAAGTTGTTAAAG AGGACAAGTCTGCATGGAAAACAGATGAAGAATTTGCAAGAGAAATGCTAGCTGGAGTTAACCCTCTAATCATTCGTC gaATTCCTCCCTTGAGCAAACTTGACCCCAAAATCTATGGTGATCAAAATAGCAGA ATTACTGAAGAAGACATAAAGTTTGGGTTGGATGGACTAACAGTTGATGAG GCATTGAATCAGAAGAGGCTATACATATTGGATCACCATGATGCTCTAATGCCATatcttagaaaaataaattcaacaaaaacaaaaactt cAACAAGAACATTGCTATTTTTGAAAGATGATGGCACTTTGAAGCCATTGGTGATTGAATTGAGTTTGCCACACCCTCAAGGTGATCAATTTGGTGCAAATAGCAAACAATATTTTCCAGCTGAAGGAGGAGTTGAAAACTCAATATGGCAGTTAGCTAAAGCTTATGTGGCTGTGAATGATGCTGGTTACCATCAACTTATCAGCCATTG GTTGAATACTCATGCAGTACAAGAGCCATTTGTGATTGCAACACATAGACAATTGAGTGTGCTTCATCCTATTCATAAATTGCTTGTTCCTCATTACAAAGACACTATGTTTATAAATGCATTTGCAAGGCAAGTCCTTGTTAACGCTGATgggttacttgaagaaactcaTTTTCAATCAAGGTATTCCATGGAGTTATCTTCTCACATTTATAAGGAATGGAATTTCCTTGAGCAAGCACTCCCCGCTAATCTCATTAAGAG AGGTGTAGCGGTTG GTGCAAGTTCTCCACATGGACTTAAGTTACTCATAGAGGATTACCCATTTGCTGTTGATGGACTTGAGATTTGGTCAACAATCAAAACATGGGTTACAAATTATTGCTCTCTATACTACAAAGATGATAAAGCAATCCAAAATGACGTTGAACTCCAGTCCTGGTGGAAGGAGCTTAGAGAAAAAGGTCATGCtgataagaaaaatgaaacatGGTGGCCAAAGTTGC ACTTCAATGAACTAATTGAAACATGTACTATCATCATATGGATTTCTTCAGCTTCTCATGCCGCAGTTAACTTTGGACAATATCCTTATGGAGGCTTATTTCCAAATAGACCAACTATCAGTCGTAGGTTTATACCCGAAGCAGGCAGTGCTGAGTACAAAGAACTCGAATCAAATCCTGAGAAGGTTTTCTTGAGAACAATCAATTCACAAATTCAAACACTTCTTGGTGTTTCACTAATTGAAATCTTGTCAAGGCATGCTTCTGATGAGGTTTATCTTGGACAAAGAGCCAGCATTGAATGGACTTCAGACAAAGCTGCATTGGAAGTATTTGAGAATTTTGGAAAACACGTGTTTGAAGTCGAAAATAGAATTattgaaagaaataaagatgtcaATCTCAAAAATAGAACTGGACCTGTTAATGTGCCATATACTTTGCTTCTTCCATCAAGTACTGAAGGCCTCACTGGTAGAGGAATTCCAAACAGCATCTCTATTTGA